Proteins encoded by one window of Synechococcus sp. MVIR-18-1:
- a CDS encoding proline/glycine betaine ABC transporter permease gives MHQAGALGLAVDAAVVWLLTYAQGLFDVVNAGVMALVAFAETLLAAPAPWSFALIVAGLGLWRVSGGFALFALLGLNLVLAMGLWDPMISTLALVLTASFLALLIGLPLGVLSARLQSVWRLLRPCLDLMQTMPAFVYLIPAVMLFSTGAVPAIIATLVFAMPPVVRLTQLGIRQVPLDLIEAGRAFGCSELQLLWKVQMPSALPTVMSGVNQTIMLALSMVVIASMIGGGGLGDVVLRGIQQLDVGLGFEGGIAVVILAVILDRLSQSLMLEGERTLEARSRRWRSLWRTP, from the coding sequence GTGCATCAAGCCGGAGCCTTAGGCCTCGCTGTTGATGCTGCAGTGGTGTGGTTGCTCACCTACGCACAAGGCCTCTTTGACGTTGTCAATGCAGGAGTCATGGCTCTTGTTGCCTTCGCAGAGACCTTGCTGGCAGCGCCCGCTCCTTGGAGTTTTGCGCTGATCGTGGCTGGTCTTGGCCTCTGGAGAGTGAGCGGTGGATTCGCCTTGTTTGCACTGCTTGGTTTGAACTTGGTGCTGGCGATGGGGCTTTGGGATCCGATGATTTCGACCCTCGCACTGGTGTTGACGGCATCATTCTTGGCCTTGCTGATTGGTCTCCCTCTGGGGGTGCTATCAGCGCGTCTTCAGTCGGTTTGGCGATTGTTACGACCTTGCCTTGACCTCATGCAGACCATGCCGGCTTTTGTGTATTTGATTCCCGCGGTGATGTTGTTCAGCACAGGTGCTGTTCCAGCAATCATCGCCACCTTGGTGTTTGCAATGCCGCCGGTGGTTCGTCTCACCCAGCTCGGGATTCGTCAGGTTCCACTTGATCTCATTGAGGCGGGTCGTGCTTTTGGGTGCAGTGAGTTGCAATTGCTATGGAAGGTGCAGATGCCGAGTGCTTTGCCCACGGTGATGAGTGGCGTCAATCAAACGATCATGCTGGCGTTATCGATGGTGGTGATCGCCTCGATGATTGGTGGAGGCGGCCTGGGTGATGTCGTGCTGCGCGGCATTCAACAGCTGGATGTGGGCCTTGGTTTTGAGGGCGGGATTGCCGTTGTGATTCTCGCTGTGATCCTCGATCGACTCAGTCAGAGCTTGATGCTTGAAGGCGAGAGGACGTTGGAAGCGCGCTCCCGTCGGTGGCGTTCGCTGTGGAGGACACCATGA
- a CDS encoding glycine betaine ABC transporter substrate-binding protein, whose translation MEDTMTAPLWRRRAVLLSGLGLAAASLSSQVRLSRQRQADATAPTSSTQKGFASQLDPEGSQSGATGPLRLGWSPWADAEVMSLIAQRVIQQAYNLPVERVMADIGIQYASVARGDLDLMLMAWLPLTHKDYWTRVRDRVLDFGSMYSGRLGWVVPDYVDASELRSIADLRKPELAARFDNTVQGIDPGSGLNQASEQALVDYNLGDMRLVASSSAAMTAVLDKAIREQRWVVVTSWTPHWMFARYKLRFLEDPQLVFGGVEWIHALGRKGLDRDHPDLAGFLSRFQIPDRELSDLLLMANERSADVAVEDYLDRHPARIRYWTTGMIS comes from the coding sequence GTGGAGGACACCATGACAGCTCCTCTTTGGCGTCGACGTGCCGTTTTGCTGTCAGGGCTCGGTTTGGCTGCGGCTTCCCTATCCAGCCAAGTGCGCTTGAGCCGGCAGCGCCAGGCTGACGCCACCGCACCTACGTCTTCCACGCAAAAAGGCTTCGCCTCACAATTGGACCCTGAGGGGTCTCAATCGGGCGCAACAGGGCCATTGCGCTTGGGATGGTCTCCATGGGCTGATGCTGAAGTGATGAGCTTGATCGCCCAGCGGGTGATTCAGCAGGCTTACAACCTCCCAGTCGAGCGGGTGATGGCGGATATCGGCATTCAGTACGCCTCTGTAGCAAGAGGCGATCTCGATCTCATGCTGATGGCCTGGTTGCCTTTAACGCACAAGGATTATTGGACGCGCGTGCGTGACAGGGTGCTTGATTTCGGTTCGATGTATTCCGGTCGCCTTGGCTGGGTTGTACCCGATTACGTGGATGCCTCTGAGCTTCGCTCTATCGCTGATTTGCGCAAGCCTGAACTGGCGGCGCGGTTCGACAACACGGTTCAAGGCATTGACCCAGGGTCAGGGCTTAATCAGGCCTCTGAACAGGCGTTGGTGGACTACAACCTGGGTGACATGCGCCTGGTTGCCTCCAGTAGCGCAGCGATGACAGCTGTTCTTGATAAAGCAATTCGAGAGCAACGTTGGGTGGTGGTCACAAGTTGGACTCCGCACTGGATGTTTGCTCGCTACAAGCTCCGCTTCTTGGAAGATCCCCAGCTCGTTTTTGGTGGAGTGGAGTGGATTCATGCCTTAGGTCGAAAGGGTTTGGATCGCGACCATCCAGATCTGGCCGGATTCCTCTCGCGTTTTCAGATCCCTGATCGTGAACTCTCTGATTTGCTTCTCATGGCTAATGAGCGATCGGCCGATGTGGCAGTCGAGGACTACCTCGATCGTCATCCGGCCCGAATTCGCTACTGGACCACTGGAATGATCAGCTGA
- a CDS encoding glycosyl transferase codes for MDFQQGLIATIHDYGLGKLDLPDFRRQLKQRPTSLLIPCLMEEFSRPALGLIREVLAELSGLEELVIALSAETSEDVAAAEAFFSGMPFPVRVHWTNGPAVAESLQSLQTLGLNVTGPPGKGWAVWQGLGVACRNAEIVGLFDADIRTFSPAYPQRMLRPLLDPSLGVAYVKAFYSRLSLETQTLHGRATRLFVGPLLTSLEQIFGPMPYLRYLQSFRYPLAGEFAFTRDLAMNLRIPSDWGLEIGLLSEVYRHVAPRRIAQVDLGLFDHKHKTLGNAPSEGLQRMAGEIFATVLRGLMEHEGRMLSSDQIPTLEVLFRRVGEDRVQQFGLDSTINRLPYNRHSEELAVQSFATLLRPRVEELMAAPVAHQLPSWSRLLCCTERLQADLAEAGQQRNITTAPNRTPRRHHHRPLMACPPRRPAAAA; via the coding sequence ATGGATTTTCAGCAGGGATTAATCGCCACGATTCATGATTACGGACTCGGCAAGCTGGACCTCCCAGACTTTCGGCGTCAGCTGAAGCAACGGCCAACCTCCTTGCTGATCCCATGCCTCATGGAGGAATTCAGCCGTCCTGCACTCGGACTGATCCGTGAGGTTCTGGCAGAACTAAGCGGCCTGGAAGAACTCGTGATCGCGCTGTCAGCGGAAACCAGCGAAGACGTCGCTGCAGCGGAAGCGTTCTTTTCGGGTATGCCATTTCCGGTGAGAGTGCACTGGACCAATGGCCCCGCCGTTGCCGAATCACTGCAGTCACTTCAGACCCTTGGCCTCAATGTGACCGGACCACCTGGGAAAGGCTGGGCTGTTTGGCAAGGGCTTGGTGTGGCTTGCAGAAACGCTGAGATCGTTGGACTCTTCGATGCCGACATTCGCACCTTTTCACCGGCCTACCCCCAAAGAATGCTGCGACCGTTACTCGATCCCTCGCTTGGTGTGGCCTATGTGAAAGCGTTCTACAGCCGCCTTTCGCTCGAAACCCAGACGCTCCATGGAAGAGCAACACGCCTTTTCGTAGGTCCACTGCTCACCAGCCTGGAGCAGATCTTTGGCCCAATGCCTTATCTGCGCTATCTCCAATCCTTTCGCTACCCGTTAGCCGGCGAGTTCGCGTTCACCAGAGATCTGGCCATGAATTTGCGCATTCCTTCCGACTGGGGACTGGAGATCGGCTTGCTTTCGGAGGTGTATCGCCATGTGGCCCCTCGACGCATCGCCCAAGTGGACCTCGGACTGTTTGATCACAAGCACAAAACACTTGGCAATGCTCCTTCCGAGGGCCTGCAACGCATGGCCGGTGAAATTTTTGCCACGGTGCTTCGTGGACTCATGGAGCATGAAGGTCGGATGTTGTCTTCAGACCAGATCCCAACGCTGGAAGTGCTGTTCCGACGGGTAGGGGAAGACCGTGTTCAGCAGTTTGGCTTGGATTCAACAATTAATCGTCTGCCTTACAACCGACACAGCGAGGAGCTTGCTGTCCAGAGCTTCGCCACCTTGTTGCGTCCCAGAGTGGAGGAATTGATGGCAGCTCCCGTGGCCCATCAGCTGCCGAGTTGGTCGAGGTTGCTGTGTTGCACCGAACGCTTACAAGCAGACCTTGCCGAAGCAGGCCAGCAACGCAACATCACGACAGCACCCAACAGAACGCCACGACGTCATCACCATCGCCCCCTGATGGCTTGTCCACCAAGACGTCCTGCGGCAGCGGCATGA
- a CDS encoding alpha-amylase family glycosyl hydrolase, protein MRQQFAELCSIPVALGKGTVSKQLMAHEGLPSLLKELYEHHSSEDLNLLSSQLLHSEQSASEIAVSESLDDGSTDATATGARWDSSSCVLIAYADTVSAKDQPGLRCLQALLQKHFNGISSVVHVLPFLRATSDGGFAVASHEEIEQRFGDWNDLAALAEGRQLMADLVLNHISASHPWVRAFLKGEQPGAQCVLAAAPNPCWDNVVRPRSSALFTTLATDRGPETVWTTFGPDQVDVNWREPEVLLGFTRLLDLFVSYGVQWLRLDAVGFVWKQPSSDCIHQPQAHRLVEVLRLLLESRCPQGVVVTETNVPEQENLSYLATGSEAHLAYNFPLPPLVLEACLSRRADLLNNWLARWPQLPQQTGLLNFTACHDGIGLRPLEGLMESERLLQLLQQCEQRGGLVSHRRLADGLEVPYEINISWWSAMAAPGRDPSHHQRARFLLTQLLLLALPGVPAFYLPALLATPNDNARFRISGHRRDLNRPQFQLDRLERLLADSESDTSQVVVSLQQAMAVRRGLAALDPFAPMTVLSEGRSDLVILQRGEGASTLFAVHNFSDVRLSFPLSSLADSTESGWHDVLNGHSLVAGQTALELEPFAVHWLIR, encoded by the coding sequence ATGCGACAACAATTTGCGGAGCTCTGTTCCATACCTGTTGCACTTGGCAAAGGCACGGTGTCGAAGCAGTTAATGGCGCATGAGGGGTTGCCATCGCTTCTAAAGGAGCTCTACGAGCATCATTCTTCGGAGGATCTCAATCTGCTGTCGTCGCAATTGCTGCATTCCGAGCAGTCCGCGTCAGAGATTGCCGTTTCAGAGTCGCTCGATGATGGGAGTACGGATGCAACGGCAACGGGTGCGCGTTGGGATTCCTCGAGTTGTGTGTTAATTGCCTACGCCGATACGGTGAGCGCCAAGGATCAGCCTGGGCTTCGTTGTTTGCAGGCCCTCCTCCAGAAGCATTTCAACGGGATCTCATCGGTCGTGCACGTTTTGCCCTTCTTGCGCGCAACCAGTGATGGAGGTTTTGCTGTTGCCAGTCATGAGGAGATTGAGCAACGCTTCGGCGATTGGAATGACTTGGCCGCGTTAGCGGAAGGTCGCCAGTTGATGGCTGATCTGGTTCTTAATCACATTTCAGCGTCTCACCCCTGGGTGCGGGCTTTTCTGAAAGGAGAACAGCCTGGCGCTCAATGTGTGTTGGCAGCTGCTCCCAACCCTTGTTGGGACAACGTGGTGCGTCCACGTAGCTCGGCTCTTTTCACCACTCTGGCGACAGATCGGGGCCCCGAAACGGTCTGGACCACGTTTGGACCCGATCAAGTGGATGTGAACTGGCGAGAGCCTGAAGTGTTGCTTGGATTCACACGCCTCCTCGATCTTTTTGTCAGTTATGGCGTCCAATGGTTGCGCCTTGATGCCGTGGGGTTTGTTTGGAAACAGCCTTCCAGTGACTGCATCCATCAGCCGCAGGCCCACCGGTTGGTTGAAGTGTTGCGTCTTCTCTTGGAGTCGCGATGTCCTCAAGGAGTGGTGGTAACGGAAACGAATGTTCCCGAGCAGGAAAATCTGTCTTATTTGGCCACTGGATCCGAAGCTCACCTCGCCTACAACTTCCCTTTACCCCCGCTGGTCCTCGAGGCCTGTCTCAGTCGTCGTGCTGATCTGTTGAACAACTGGCTGGCGCGTTGGCCCCAGCTCCCTCAGCAGACAGGGCTGCTCAATTTCACGGCCTGTCATGACGGGATTGGCTTGCGGCCACTCGAGGGTTTGATGGAATCGGAGCGTTTGCTCCAGTTGCTGCAGCAATGCGAGCAGCGGGGTGGTTTGGTGAGTCACCGGCGCTTGGCCGATGGTCTGGAGGTTCCCTATGAAATCAATATCAGCTGGTGGAGTGCCATGGCGGCTCCTGGGCGGGATCCATCACACCATCAACGAGCGCGTTTTTTGTTGACGCAGTTGCTGCTGCTTGCGTTGCCCGGTGTGCCTGCGTTCTATCTGCCGGCTTTACTGGCAACCCCGAATGACAATGCTCGCTTTCGTATCAGCGGTCATCGCCGCGATCTCAATCGTCCTCAGTTTCAACTCGACCGTTTAGAGCGATTATTGGCTGATTCCGAAAGCGATACCAGTCAGGTGGTGGTGTCACTGCAACAAGCGATGGCTGTTCGTCGTGGGCTGGCGGCCTTAGATCCCTTTGCCCCAATGACGGTCCTGAGCGAAGGCCGCTCTGATCTCGTGATTCTGCAAAGGGGAGAAGGGGCAAGCACTCTGTTTGCGGTTCACAATTTCAGTGATGTCCGCCTCAGTTTCCCGTTGAGCTCCCTTGCTGATTCCACAGAATCTGGTTGGCATGACGTGTTGAACGGGCATTCTCTTGTTGCGGGCCAAACGGCTCTCGAGCTTGAGCCGTTTGCTGTGCATTGGTTGATTCGATGA
- a CDS encoding HAD-IIB family hydrolase yields the protein MNKTDALPSIPWWVVTDLDGTLMDHAYNWEPAREAIRGLQLQGIPVIPCTSKTAEEVKSFRAAAGLKDPFIVENGGAVHGETSDGELWELALGCPVAELRPVLQELAQLLSEPLQPIDALSDQEALDFLGLQGEALQLACKRRWSLPFVPPSASARQRLPDLANRLGFAVVQGNRMGHLLGAEVSKGRALEVLKQRNGGSPVRVLALGDSPNDQPLLEAGDLSVVVPGANGPHPIFADALAQGRYQLAPACHAQGWAEAVFEHVLNAQC from the coding sequence ATGAATAAAACAGATGCTCTCCCCTCAATTCCCTGGTGGGTTGTGACCGATCTCGATGGGACCCTCATGGACCATGCCTACAACTGGGAGCCTGCACGGGAGGCGATCCGTGGCTTGCAGCTGCAGGGCATTCCCGTGATTCCGTGTACGAGCAAAACGGCTGAGGAGGTGAAAAGTTTTAGGGCTGCAGCTGGGTTGAAGGATCCGTTCATCGTTGAAAACGGAGGTGCTGTGCATGGGGAAACCAGTGATGGCGAGTTATGGGAACTTGCGCTGGGATGCCCTGTTGCGGAGCTTCGCCCGGTTTTGCAAGAGCTTGCGCAGCTGCTCAGTGAGCCGTTGCAACCGATTGATGCGCTTTCGGATCAAGAGGCCTTGGACTTTCTTGGCCTGCAGGGCGAAGCGCTGCAGTTGGCGTGCAAGAGGCGTTGGAGTTTGCCCTTTGTGCCCCCTTCTGCGTCAGCGCGGCAACGGTTGCCAGACCTCGCCAACCGGCTTGGTTTCGCTGTTGTACAGGGCAACCGTATGGGTCACCTACTCGGCGCAGAGGTCAGCAAGGGTCGAGCCCTTGAGGTCTTGAAGCAGCGCAATGGTGGCTCCCCCGTGCGGGTGCTCGCATTGGGTGACTCTCCCAATGACCAGCCCCTCCTCGAGGCTGGTGATCTCTCAGTCGTTGTGCCTGGTGCGAATGGTCCCCATCCGATCTTTGCCGACGCCCTTGCTCAAGGCCGCTACCAGTTGGCGCCTGCTTGCCATGCGCAGGGCTGGGCAGAGGCGGTGTTTGAGCACGTCCTCAACGCACAATGCTGA
- a CDS encoding OsmC family protein codes for MTAIQCQYTGDLHCTAQHGPSGTVLKTDAPTDHDGLGESFSPTDLLATALGTCILTIMGIAARRRGWDLVDANVSVEKTMTTEGPRRIESLQAQISLPVSLSQEQKALLKRVANDCPVKRNLDASITIDLIWSDASSTAL; via the coding sequence ATGACAGCGATTCAATGCCAATACACCGGTGACTTGCATTGCACGGCTCAGCACGGACCCTCGGGCACCGTCCTCAAGACCGATGCGCCCACTGATCATGATGGCCTTGGCGAAAGTTTTTCGCCGACTGACCTGTTGGCGACAGCCCTTGGAACATGCATCTTGACGATCATGGGGATCGCCGCACGCCGCCGCGGCTGGGACCTCGTTGATGCCAACGTCAGCGTTGAAAAAACAATGACGACCGAGGGACCGCGCCGCATTGAAAGCCTTCAAGCTCAGATCAGCCTCCCTGTTTCTCTTAGTCAGGAACAAAAGGCCTTGTTGAAGCGGGTCGCGAATGATTGCCCTGTGAAACGAAACCTCGACGCTTCAATCACGATTGATTTGATCTGGAGCGACGCAAGTTCTACGGCTCTCTAG
- a CDS encoding hemagglutinin, whose amino-acid sequence MRLQFIPIHVFRETPSVTFFDAGVPGTNGTDVVFHRGAATSPPDVNGFEQYYVHQHQVDHNLVLEGQRTFVLLNPAWDQSHHVIHLIREMGALQIPVGTYHRSTSGETGSMVLNQSLRDPQFDFKTEFIPVSLEGREDLRQAQASVPWVWSWKDGHICRFH is encoded by the coding sequence ATGAGACTTCAATTCATACCTATTCATGTCTTTCGTGAAACACCGTCTGTCACCTTTTTTGATGCAGGAGTGCCTGGTACCAATGGAACAGATGTTGTGTTCCACAGGGGTGCAGCGACATCACCACCCGATGTGAATGGATTTGAGCAGTACTACGTCCATCAGCATCAAGTGGATCACAATTTGGTGCTCGAGGGGCAGCGCACCTTCGTCCTTTTAAATCCTGCATGGGATCAGTCCCATCACGTCATTCATTTGATCCGCGAGATGGGTGCGCTTCAGATACCGGTAGGGACCTATCACCGCTCAACGTCTGGTGAAACAGGAAGCATGGTGTTGAACCAATCGCTGCGTGATCCCCAGTTTGATTTCAAGACGGAGTTCATTCCCGTGAGTTTGGAGGGTCGAGAAGATCTTCGACAGGCACAAGCCTCTGTTCCATGGGTATGGAGTTGGAAAGACGGCCACATTTGCCGTTTTCATTGA
- the psbA gene encoding photosystem II q(b) protein: MTTTIQQRSGANGWQQFCEWVTSTNNRLYVGWFGVLMIPTLLAATTCFIVAFIAAPPVDIDGIREPVAGSLMYGNNIISGAVVPSSNAIGLHFYPIWEAASLDEWLYNGGPFQLVVFHFLIGIYAYMGREWELSYRLGMRPWICVAYSAPVAAASAVFLVYPFGQGSFSDAMPLGISGTFNYMLVFQAEHNILMHPFHMLGVAGVFGGSLFSAMHGSLVTSSLVRETTETESQNYGYKFGQEEETYNIVAAHGYFGRLIFQYASFNNSRSLHFFLAAWPVVGIWFTALGVSTMAFNLNGFNFNQSILDGQGRVLNTWADVLNRAGLGMEVMHERNAHNFPLDLAAAESTPVALQAPAIG, encoded by the coding sequence ATGACTACCACCATCCAGCAGCGCTCCGGCGCTAACGGCTGGCAGCAGTTCTGTGAGTGGGTCACCTCCACCAACAACCGTCTTTATGTCGGTTGGTTCGGTGTGTTGATGATCCCCACACTGCTTGCCGCTACCACTTGCTTCATCGTTGCTTTTATCGCCGCTCCTCCGGTTGATATCGACGGCATCCGCGAGCCTGTTGCAGGTTCACTGATGTATGGCAACAACATCATCTCTGGTGCTGTTGTTCCTTCCAGCAACGCCATTGGCTTGCACTTCTACCCAATCTGGGAAGCTGCCTCACTCGACGAGTGGCTCTACAACGGCGGTCCTTTCCAACTGGTTGTCTTCCACTTCCTGATCGGCATCTACGCCTATATGGGACGTGAGTGGGAACTTTCCTACCGCTTGGGCATGCGCCCTTGGATCTGTGTTGCATACAGCGCACCTGTTGCTGCTGCATCTGCAGTGTTCCTGGTCTACCCCTTCGGTCAGGGTTCTTTCTCTGACGCCATGCCTTTGGGCATCTCTGGAACCTTCAACTACATGTTGGTCTTCCAGGCTGAGCACAACATCCTGATGCACCCCTTCCACATGCTTGGAGTGGCTGGTGTCTTCGGTGGTTCACTGTTCTCCGCCATGCACGGTTCATTGGTGACCTCATCCTTGGTTCGTGAAACAACCGAGACCGAGTCCCAGAACTACGGCTATAAGTTCGGCCAAGAAGAAGAGACGTACAACATCGTGGCTGCTCACGGCTACTTCGGTCGCCTGATCTTCCAATACGCCTCGTTCAACAACAGCCGTAGCCTTCACTTCTTCCTTGCAGCCTGGCCTGTGGTCGGCATCTGGTTCACCGCCCTTGGCGTGTCAACCATGGCCTTCAACTTGAACGGCTTCAACTTCAACCAGTCAATCCTTGATGGTCAGGGCCGCGTCCTGAACACCTGGGCCGACGTTCTTAACAGAGCTGGACTTGGTATGGAAGTGATGCACGAGCGCAACGCTCATAACTTCCCCCTCGACCTGGCAGCTGCTGAGTCCACACCTGTGGCACTTCAAGCACCTGCAATCGGTTGA
- a CDS encoding photosystem II high light acclimation radical SAM protein: MSNAVPIKTSRAAGERVLFVRLPCNPIFPIGPIYLADHLHKSFPELPQRILDLAALPVLDVEGVLLNVVDQFQPTLLVFSWRDIQIYAPVDGRGGNPLQNSFEVFYARNPLKRIKGALGGLRLMTSHYGELHRNQKLVRHGLKRARRHRPEARAVLGGGAVSVFYEQLGRSLPKGTIISIGEGEPLLEKLLAQQPLDGERCFVVGEAPRPGLIHEQPESRPKTACDYNYISSIWPQLDWYLEGGDFYVGVQTKRGCPHNCCYCVYTVVEGKQVRVNPVQEVVAEMRQLYDRGVRGFWFTDAQFIPARKYIEDAKELLRAIKAEGLTGIRWAAYIRADNLDPELAQLMVETGMSYFEIGITSGSQELVRKMRMGYNLRTVLDSCRMLAEAGFRDHVSVNYSFNVIDERPETIRQTVAYHRELEAIFGEDLVEPAIFFIGLQPHTHLEQYGFDQGLIKPGYNPMSMMPWTARKLLWNPEPMGSTFGRICLEAFDRDPSRFGKTVMGLLERDYGTAPLEEALRAPVEGRKALATATR; encoded by the coding sequence ATGAGCAACGCAGTGCCAATAAAGACTTCAAGGGCAGCAGGCGAAAGAGTCCTGTTTGTGCGCTTGCCATGCAATCCGATCTTCCCGATTGGCCCGATTTATTTGGCTGATCACCTGCACAAGTCTTTTCCGGAATTGCCTCAGCGCATTCTTGATTTGGCAGCCCTGCCGGTTCTTGATGTTGAGGGTGTTCTGCTCAATGTGGTGGACCAGTTTCAGCCCACGCTGCTCGTGTTCTCCTGGAGAGACATCCAGATTTACGCACCTGTGGATGGCAGGGGTGGCAACCCGCTTCAAAACTCTTTTGAAGTTTTTTACGCACGCAATCCTTTAAAGCGGATCAAAGGGGCCTTGGGCGGATTGCGCTTGATGACCAGTCATTACGGCGAGCTTCATCGCAATCAAAAATTGGTGCGCCATGGTTTGAAAAGGGCGCGTCGCCATCGTCCCGAGGCTCGTGCTGTTCTTGGTGGAGGAGCAGTCAGCGTCTTTTATGAACAGCTGGGCCGGTCCTTGCCCAAAGGCACCATCATTTCAATTGGTGAGGGTGAACCGCTTTTAGAAAAGCTTCTGGCTCAACAGCCACTTGATGGAGAGCGTTGTTTTGTGGTGGGGGAGGCGCCTCGCCCGGGTTTGATTCACGAGCAACCCGAGAGCAGGCCCAAAACTGCGTGTGATTACAACTACATCTCTTCCATCTGGCCACAGCTGGATTGGTACTTGGAGGGTGGAGACTTTTACGTTGGCGTTCAAACCAAACGAGGTTGTCCCCACAACTGTTGTTATTGCGTTTACACCGTTGTCGAAGGCAAGCAAGTTCGGGTGAATCCTGTGCAGGAGGTTGTCGCTGAAATGCGTCAGCTTTACGACCGTGGAGTGCGTGGCTTCTGGTTTACCGATGCTCAGTTCATCCCAGCTCGCAAATACATCGAGGATGCCAAGGAGCTGTTGCGCGCGATCAAGGCTGAAGGTCTAACGGGGATTCGTTGGGCGGCCTATATCCGAGCCGACAACTTAGATCCTGAGTTGGCTCAGTTGATGGTTGAAACGGGCATGAGTTATTTCGAAATTGGCATTACCTCAGGGTCTCAGGAGCTCGTGCGCAAGATGCGCATGGGGTACAACCTGCGCACTGTTTTGGACAGTTGCCGGATGCTTGCCGAGGCGGGCTTCCGTGATCACGTGTCGGTGAATTACTCCTTCAACGTGATTGATGAGCGGCCGGAAACGATTCGGCAAACCGTGGCATATCACCGTGAACTTGAAGCAATTTTTGGTGAAGATCTGGTGGAGCCTGCCATTTTCTTCATCGGCCTACAGCCGCATACGCATCTTGAGCAATACGGCTTCGATCAAGGCCTGATCAAGCCTGGCTACAACCCGATGAGCATGATGCCTTGGACGGCTCGCAAGCTTCTCTGGAATCCTGAGCCGATGGGCAGCACGTTTGGCCGGATTTGCCTTGAAGCGTTTGATCGTGATCCCAGTCGTTTTGGCAAAACGGTGATGGGACTTCTGGAACGCGACTACGGCACAGCTCCACTTGAAGAAGCCTTGCGAGCACCGGTTGAAGGCCGCAAGGCTTTGGCGACGGCGACCCGCTAG
- a CDS encoding CPBP family intramembrane glutamic endopeptidase — protein sequence MQTPTRTTLHWWGTLFYVPVLYGLGWLSARPLALIFPQWRPDQVNLAGVVVALLLLLLTLPWRLRRSWGVEHPWQELGIVVPTAAGLRAFLRGFLKAAALLFGVVVVLLLSGQSQWQGQLTAGQLLNAVALLVGAGFAEELLFRGWLWGELELLGGRQRAIGLQAAFFALVHPWYQLPAIEAIGLLVGLTLLGLALALQRRADQGALWGSVGLHGGLVGGWFALQSGLISVPATGPVWLLGPGGANPNPIGGLLGWVGLAGLILVRRRWWN from the coding sequence ATGCAGACCCCCACCAGAACAACGTTGCACTGGTGGGGAACGCTTTTTTATGTACCGGTGCTCTACGGGCTGGGTTGGCTGAGCGCACGACCTCTGGCGCTGATCTTCCCCCAATGGCGCCCGGACCAGGTGAACCTGGCCGGAGTGGTGGTGGCGTTGCTGCTGCTGTTGCTCACCCTCCCTTGGCGCTTGCGACGGAGCTGGGGCGTCGAGCATCCCTGGCAAGAGCTGGGGATTGTCGTCCCTACCGCCGCGGGTCTACGCGCCTTCCTTCGTGGATTCCTTAAGGCAGCTGCTCTTCTTTTTGGCGTGGTTGTGGTCCTACTGCTCAGCGGCCAAAGCCAATGGCAGGGGCAACTCACAGCCGGGCAACTCCTTAATGCCGTCGCCCTACTGGTGGGGGCGGGATTCGCTGAGGAGCTGCTTTTTCGTGGTTGGCTCTGGGGTGAATTGGAGCTGCTGGGAGGCCGTCAACGGGCCATTGGCTTGCAGGCCGCCTTCTTTGCTCTGGTGCATCCCTGGTATCAGTTGCCCGCGATCGAAGCGATTGGTCTGCTGGTAGGGCTGACTCTCTTGGGGCTGGCATTAGCCCTGCAACGGCGTGCCGATCAAGGTGCGCTCTGGGGATCGGTTGGACTTCACGGCGGACTGGTCGGGGGCTGGTTTGCCTTGCAATCCGGCCTGATCAGCGTGCCGGCGACAGGGCCGGTTTGGCTCTTGGGTCCCGGCGGGGCCAATCCCAACCCGATCGGAGGTCTCCTGGGCTGGGTCGGGCTGGCGGGATTAATTCTGGTGCGTCGCCGCTGGTGGAACTGA
- the clpS gene encoding ATP-dependent Clp protease adapter ClpS, with the protein MVDTPSRSPGGAAVLDKQTERVRKTSPRYKVLLHNDPVNSMEYVVVTLQQVVPQLSEQDAMAVMLETHNTGVGLVIVCDIEPAEFYCETLKNKGLTSTIEPEE; encoded by the coding sequence ATGGTGGATACACCCAGCCGTAGCCCCGGTGGGGCAGCGGTTCTTGACAAGCAAACCGAGCGGGTGCGTAAGACATCGCCCCGCTACAAGGTTTTGCTTCACAACGACCCTGTCAACAGCATGGAGTACGTCGTCGTCACGCTTCAGCAGGTGGTTCCCCAGCTCAGTGAGCAAGACGCGATGGCCGTGATGCTGGAAACGCACAACACGGGGGTAGGCCTGGTGATCGTTTGCGACATTGAGCCTGCAGAGTTTTACTGCGAAACCTTGAAGAACAAGGGCCTGACCAGCACCATCGAACCAGAAGAGTGA